A stretch of the Cucurbita pepo subsp. pepo cultivar mu-cu-16 chromosome LG16, ASM280686v2, whole genome shotgun sequence genome encodes the following:
- the LOC111777695 gene encoding putative E3 ubiquitin-protein ligase RING1b isoform X1 has product MPAHKRSWSDSVNGEESGDQQFSHQDAKQSRMEREPKTETEEEEEVEEEEQREHLKEGEREDEGREEDEGEEEKQHNQLEEAAGARDSEGSQSSSSEEKPEYFLLNPSFIFVELSGIRKDVQCPICLGIIKKTRTVMECLHRFCRECIDKSMRLGYMNKNNECPACRTHCASRRSLRDDPNYDALIAALYPDIDKYEEEELTFHEEERNRNKQIQESIAQIFQRQSEALSKKRILGKDTAAVFLTRSRRNHRNAHLRRQNGRGDELLGYEDNEDEDDNNEGKDSSSADERFTEVRQRRKKRHPSVRSSQPSSSIANVDSGCTDGCAESELDMSRENRTVSPGLVLNSEMLGWGRGGVRSNARHSSAGGSSNKSSRSSRLTKLVNYLRGQEENNNELDVHLLLISVDKESAPSLQRPHLHCRPSLTVEHLREYVSRKTPLQADDVEILSMKARHSTSDVQTTPSASISIDGTSLVFDPLKYELQTLECEETLAGLQADCIYSRDHLILGYRRKGRS; this is encoded by the exons ATGCCTGCACATAAACGTTCTTGGTCGGACAGTGTTAACGGAGAAGAGTCCGGAGACCAACAATTCAGCCATCAAGATGCCAAGCAATCTCGAATGGAACGCGAGCCGAAGACtgaaacagaagaagaagaggaggtggaggaggaggagcaaCGGGAGCATCTGAAGGAAGGAGAACGAGAAGATGAAGGGCGCGAAGAGGACgaaggagaggaagaaaagcaACACAACCAATTGGAAGAAGCGGCCGGAGCAAGAG ATTCCGAAGGAAGTCAATCCTCGAGCTCTGAAGAGAAACCGGAGTACTTTCTCTTAAATCCCTC atttatttttgtggagCTGTCAGGCATTCGAAAAGATGTTCAGTGCCCAATTTGTCTTG GGATTATCAAGAAAACGCGAACTGTAATGGAATGCTTGCACCGGTTCTGTAGAGAATGCATTGACAAATCAATGCGGCTGGGGTATATGAATAA GAACAATGAATGTCCTGCTTGCCGAACACATTGTGCCAGTAGACGTTCTTTGAGAGATGATCCAAATTATGATGCACTCATTGCCGCCCTATATCCAGATATTGATAAATATGAGGAGGAG GAATTAACATTTCacgaagaagaaaggaatCGTAATAAACAG ATTCAAGAATCAATTGCACAAATCTTTCAACGACAATCAGAAGCACTAAGTAAGAAGCGCATATTGGGCAAGGATACAGCAGCCGTGTTTCTAACAAGATCACGTCGCAATCATAGGAATGCTCATCTAAGGAGACAAAATGGCCGAGGAGATGAATTGTTGGGATATGAAGataatgaagatgaagatgataaTAATGAGGGCAAAGATTCATCTTCTGCTGATGAAAGATTTACAGAAGTTAGgcaaaggaggaagaagagacaTCCCAGTGTTCGATCCTCTCAGCCCTCTTCATCAATAGCCAATGTAGATAGTGGATGCACTGATGGATGTGCTGAAAGTGAGTTAGATATGAGCAGAGAAAATCGAACAGTTTCTCCAGGTCTTGTCTTGAACTCTGAAATGCTTGGATGGGGGCGTGGTGGTGTACGCAGTAATGCACGACATAGTAGCGCTGGTGGGTCCAGCAATAAAAGTTCTAGGAGTAGTCGCTTAACGAAGTTAGTCAATTATCTGCGTGgccaagaagaaaataacaatgaG TTAGATGTCCATCTCCTCCTCATTTCAGTGGATAAAGAAAGTGCTCCAAGTTTGCAGCGGCCACATCTCCACTGCCGTCCAAGTTTGACTGTTGAACACTTGCGTGAA TATGTCTCGCGGAAGACACCTCTGCAAGCTGATGATGTTGAAATACTATCCATGAAAGCTCGTCATAGTACTAGCGATGTTCAAACAACCCCAAGTGCTTCAATCTCGATTGATGGCACGTCTCTCGTCTTCGATCCACTCAAATACGAGCTACAAACTTTGGAATGCGAAGAAACTTTGGCAGGACTTCAAGCAGATTGCATCTATAGTAGGGATCACTTG ATTCTAGGATATCGTCGGAAGGGGCGGAGTTAA
- the LOC111777695 gene encoding putative E3 ubiquitin-protein ligase RING1a isoform X4 gives MPAHKRSWSDSVNGEESGDQQFSHQDAKQSRMEREPKTETEEEEEVEEEEQREHLKEGEREDEGREEDEGEEEKQHNQLEEAAGARDSEGSQSSSSEEKPEFIFVELSGIRKDVQCPICLGIIKKTRTVMECLHRFCRECIDKSMRLGNNECPACRTHCASRRSLRDDPNYDALIAALYPDIDKYEEEELTFHEEERNRNKQIQESIAQIFQRQSEALSKKRILGKDTAAVFLTRSRRNHRNAHLRRQNGRGDELLGYEDNEDEDDNNEGKDSSSADERFTEVRQRRKKRHPSVRSSQPSSSIANVDSGCTDGCAESELDMSRENRTVSPGLVLNSEMLGWGRGGVRSNARHSSAGGSSNKSSRSSRLTKLVNYLRGQEENNNELDVHLLLISVDKESAPSLQRPHLHCRPSLTVEHLREYVSRKTPLQADDVEILSMKARHSTSDVQTTPSASISIDGTSLVFDPLKYELQTLECEETLAGLQADCIYSRDHLILGYRRKGRS, from the exons ATGCCTGCACATAAACGTTCTTGGTCGGACAGTGTTAACGGAGAAGAGTCCGGAGACCAACAATTCAGCCATCAAGATGCCAAGCAATCTCGAATGGAACGCGAGCCGAAGACtgaaacagaagaagaagaggaggtggaggaggaggagcaaCGGGAGCATCTGAAGGAAGGAGAACGAGAAGATGAAGGGCGCGAAGAGGACgaaggagaggaagaaaagcaACACAACCAATTGGAAGAAGCGGCCGGAGCAAGAG ATTCCGAAGGAAGTCAATCCTCGAGCTCTGAAGAGAAACCGGA atttatttttgtggagCTGTCAGGCATTCGAAAAGATGTTCAGTGCCCAATTTGTCTTG GGATTATCAAGAAAACGCGAACTGTAATGGAATGCTTGCACCGGTTCTGTAGAGAATGCATTGACAAATCAATGCGGCTGGG GAACAATGAATGTCCTGCTTGCCGAACACATTGTGCCAGTAGACGTTCTTTGAGAGATGATCCAAATTATGATGCACTCATTGCCGCCCTATATCCAGATATTGATAAATATGAGGAGGAG GAATTAACATTTCacgaagaagaaaggaatCGTAATAAACAG ATTCAAGAATCAATTGCACAAATCTTTCAACGACAATCAGAAGCACTAAGTAAGAAGCGCATATTGGGCAAGGATACAGCAGCCGTGTTTCTAACAAGATCACGTCGCAATCATAGGAATGCTCATCTAAGGAGACAAAATGGCCGAGGAGATGAATTGTTGGGATATGAAGataatgaagatgaagatgataaTAATGAGGGCAAAGATTCATCTTCTGCTGATGAAAGATTTACAGAAGTTAGgcaaaggaggaagaagagacaTCCCAGTGTTCGATCCTCTCAGCCCTCTTCATCAATAGCCAATGTAGATAGTGGATGCACTGATGGATGTGCTGAAAGTGAGTTAGATATGAGCAGAGAAAATCGAACAGTTTCTCCAGGTCTTGTCTTGAACTCTGAAATGCTTGGATGGGGGCGTGGTGGTGTACGCAGTAATGCACGACATAGTAGCGCTGGTGGGTCCAGCAATAAAAGTTCTAGGAGTAGTCGCTTAACGAAGTTAGTCAATTATCTGCGTGgccaagaagaaaataacaatgaG TTAGATGTCCATCTCCTCCTCATTTCAGTGGATAAAGAAAGTGCTCCAAGTTTGCAGCGGCCACATCTCCACTGCCGTCCAAGTTTGACTGTTGAACACTTGCGTGAA TATGTCTCGCGGAAGACACCTCTGCAAGCTGATGATGTTGAAATACTATCCATGAAAGCTCGTCATAGTACTAGCGATGTTCAAACAACCCCAAGTGCTTCAATCTCGATTGATGGCACGTCTCTCGTCTTCGATCCACTCAAATACGAGCTACAAACTTTGGAATGCGAAGAAACTTTGGCAGGACTTCAAGCAGATTGCATCTATAGTAGGGATCACTTG ATTCTAGGATATCGTCGGAAGGGGCGGAGTTAA
- the LOC111777695 gene encoding putative E3 ubiquitin-protein ligase RING1b isoform X2: protein MPAHKRSWSDSVNGEESGDQQFSHQDAKQSRMEREPKTETEEEEEVEEEEQREHLKEGEREDEGREEDEGEEEKQHNQLEEAAGARDSEGSQSSSSEEKPEYFLLNPSFIFVELSGIRKDVQCPICLGIIKKTRTVMECLHRFCRECIDKSMRLGNNECPACRTHCASRRSLRDDPNYDALIAALYPDIDKYEEEELTFHEEERNRNKQIQESIAQIFQRQSEALSKKRILGKDTAAVFLTRSRRNHRNAHLRRQNGRGDELLGYEDNEDEDDNNEGKDSSSADERFTEVRQRRKKRHPSVRSSQPSSSIANVDSGCTDGCAESELDMSRENRTVSPGLVLNSEMLGWGRGGVRSNARHSSAGGSSNKSSRSSRLTKLVNYLRGQEENNNELDVHLLLISVDKESAPSLQRPHLHCRPSLTVEHLREYVSRKTPLQADDVEILSMKARHSTSDVQTTPSASISIDGTSLVFDPLKYELQTLECEETLAGLQADCIYSRDHLILGYRRKGRS, encoded by the exons ATGCCTGCACATAAACGTTCTTGGTCGGACAGTGTTAACGGAGAAGAGTCCGGAGACCAACAATTCAGCCATCAAGATGCCAAGCAATCTCGAATGGAACGCGAGCCGAAGACtgaaacagaagaagaagaggaggtggaggaggaggagcaaCGGGAGCATCTGAAGGAAGGAGAACGAGAAGATGAAGGGCGCGAAGAGGACgaaggagaggaagaaaagcaACACAACCAATTGGAAGAAGCGGCCGGAGCAAGAG ATTCCGAAGGAAGTCAATCCTCGAGCTCTGAAGAGAAACCGGAGTACTTTCTCTTAAATCCCTC atttatttttgtggagCTGTCAGGCATTCGAAAAGATGTTCAGTGCCCAATTTGTCTTG GGATTATCAAGAAAACGCGAACTGTAATGGAATGCTTGCACCGGTTCTGTAGAGAATGCATTGACAAATCAATGCGGCTGGG GAACAATGAATGTCCTGCTTGCCGAACACATTGTGCCAGTAGACGTTCTTTGAGAGATGATCCAAATTATGATGCACTCATTGCCGCCCTATATCCAGATATTGATAAATATGAGGAGGAG GAATTAACATTTCacgaagaagaaaggaatCGTAATAAACAG ATTCAAGAATCAATTGCACAAATCTTTCAACGACAATCAGAAGCACTAAGTAAGAAGCGCATATTGGGCAAGGATACAGCAGCCGTGTTTCTAACAAGATCACGTCGCAATCATAGGAATGCTCATCTAAGGAGACAAAATGGCCGAGGAGATGAATTGTTGGGATATGAAGataatgaagatgaagatgataaTAATGAGGGCAAAGATTCATCTTCTGCTGATGAAAGATTTACAGAAGTTAGgcaaaggaggaagaagagacaTCCCAGTGTTCGATCCTCTCAGCCCTCTTCATCAATAGCCAATGTAGATAGTGGATGCACTGATGGATGTGCTGAAAGTGAGTTAGATATGAGCAGAGAAAATCGAACAGTTTCTCCAGGTCTTGTCTTGAACTCTGAAATGCTTGGATGGGGGCGTGGTGGTGTACGCAGTAATGCACGACATAGTAGCGCTGGTGGGTCCAGCAATAAAAGTTCTAGGAGTAGTCGCTTAACGAAGTTAGTCAATTATCTGCGTGgccaagaagaaaataacaatgaG TTAGATGTCCATCTCCTCCTCATTTCAGTGGATAAAGAAAGTGCTCCAAGTTTGCAGCGGCCACATCTCCACTGCCGTCCAAGTTTGACTGTTGAACACTTGCGTGAA TATGTCTCGCGGAAGACACCTCTGCAAGCTGATGATGTTGAAATACTATCCATGAAAGCTCGTCATAGTACTAGCGATGTTCAAACAACCCCAAGTGCTTCAATCTCGATTGATGGCACGTCTCTCGTCTTCGATCCACTCAAATACGAGCTACAAACTTTGGAATGCGAAGAAACTTTGGCAGGACTTCAAGCAGATTGCATCTATAGTAGGGATCACTTG ATTCTAGGATATCGTCGGAAGGGGCGGAGTTAA
- the LOC111777695 gene encoding putative E3 ubiquitin-protein ligase RING1a isoform X3 — MPAHKRSWSDSVNGEESGDQQFSHQDAKQSRMEREPKTETEEEEEVEEEEQREHLKEGEREDEGREEDEGEEEKQHNQLEEAAGARDSEGSQSSSSEEKPEFIFVELSGIRKDVQCPICLGIIKKTRTVMECLHRFCRECIDKSMRLGYMNKNNECPACRTHCASRRSLRDDPNYDALIAALYPDIDKYEEEELTFHEEERNRNKQIQESIAQIFQRQSEALSKKRILGKDTAAVFLTRSRRNHRNAHLRRQNGRGDELLGYEDNEDEDDNNEGKDSSSADERFTEVRQRRKKRHPSVRSSQPSSSIANVDSGCTDGCAESELDMSRENRTVSPGLVLNSEMLGWGRGGVRSNARHSSAGGSSNKSSRSSRLTKLVNYLRGQEENNNELDVHLLLISVDKESAPSLQRPHLHCRPSLTVEHLREYVSRKTPLQADDVEILSMKARHSTSDVQTTPSASISIDGTSLVFDPLKYELQTLECEETLAGLQADCIYSRDHLILGYRRKGRS, encoded by the exons ATGCCTGCACATAAACGTTCTTGGTCGGACAGTGTTAACGGAGAAGAGTCCGGAGACCAACAATTCAGCCATCAAGATGCCAAGCAATCTCGAATGGAACGCGAGCCGAAGACtgaaacagaagaagaagaggaggtggaggaggaggagcaaCGGGAGCATCTGAAGGAAGGAGAACGAGAAGATGAAGGGCGCGAAGAGGACgaaggagaggaagaaaagcaACACAACCAATTGGAAGAAGCGGCCGGAGCAAGAG ATTCCGAAGGAAGTCAATCCTCGAGCTCTGAAGAGAAACCGGA atttatttttgtggagCTGTCAGGCATTCGAAAAGATGTTCAGTGCCCAATTTGTCTTG GGATTATCAAGAAAACGCGAACTGTAATGGAATGCTTGCACCGGTTCTGTAGAGAATGCATTGACAAATCAATGCGGCTGGGGTATATGAATAA GAACAATGAATGTCCTGCTTGCCGAACACATTGTGCCAGTAGACGTTCTTTGAGAGATGATCCAAATTATGATGCACTCATTGCCGCCCTATATCCAGATATTGATAAATATGAGGAGGAG GAATTAACATTTCacgaagaagaaaggaatCGTAATAAACAG ATTCAAGAATCAATTGCACAAATCTTTCAACGACAATCAGAAGCACTAAGTAAGAAGCGCATATTGGGCAAGGATACAGCAGCCGTGTTTCTAACAAGATCACGTCGCAATCATAGGAATGCTCATCTAAGGAGACAAAATGGCCGAGGAGATGAATTGTTGGGATATGAAGataatgaagatgaagatgataaTAATGAGGGCAAAGATTCATCTTCTGCTGATGAAAGATTTACAGAAGTTAGgcaaaggaggaagaagagacaTCCCAGTGTTCGATCCTCTCAGCCCTCTTCATCAATAGCCAATGTAGATAGTGGATGCACTGATGGATGTGCTGAAAGTGAGTTAGATATGAGCAGAGAAAATCGAACAGTTTCTCCAGGTCTTGTCTTGAACTCTGAAATGCTTGGATGGGGGCGTGGTGGTGTACGCAGTAATGCACGACATAGTAGCGCTGGTGGGTCCAGCAATAAAAGTTCTAGGAGTAGTCGCTTAACGAAGTTAGTCAATTATCTGCGTGgccaagaagaaaataacaatgaG TTAGATGTCCATCTCCTCCTCATTTCAGTGGATAAAGAAAGTGCTCCAAGTTTGCAGCGGCCACATCTCCACTGCCGTCCAAGTTTGACTGTTGAACACTTGCGTGAA TATGTCTCGCGGAAGACACCTCTGCAAGCTGATGATGTTGAAATACTATCCATGAAAGCTCGTCATAGTACTAGCGATGTTCAAACAACCCCAAGTGCTTCAATCTCGATTGATGGCACGTCTCTCGTCTTCGATCCACTCAAATACGAGCTACAAACTTTGGAATGCGAAGAAACTTTGGCAGGACTTCAAGCAGATTGCATCTATAGTAGGGATCACTTG ATTCTAGGATATCGTCGGAAGGGGCGGAGTTAA